One window of the Nocardia huaxiensis genome contains the following:
- a CDS encoding pentapeptide repeat-containing protein has protein sequence MRVVVPAVVIGLVVGVCTGLLLLPGESGGGSNQLERNDIARSVIAGLVAAGLWVLLYRWQRDRDRGRFAQLFGAAAMQLGHADVAVRIAGVYAMAGVADGAATAGQRQQCVDVLCGYLRLPYVPDEGASHLVSKSQRVEDSGTAVERVYGYRQNDRQVRDTILRVIAGHLRPSAERSWSDCDFDFSDAIFEDLDFREVTFAGDTRFTNAVFVGGRVTSFDRARFLGSRVSFQGAMFRATSTRFDGAIFAPAPSSRGELDSAGTTFIDATFAGTVSFDGATFGGSRTVFTRATFAGERSSFADATFTAELTTFERAVFDGGRVTFATAEFAGARITFANVRCYAEATVFDCAHLGSRGRWRVGGTREVSFARAECHGRVTFADAVFDGRAADFTGADFFGDISFRRVAFDAREVTFEKPKAWVGVRFDWDESPSTKPANIRPEKWPPSPVEQAELTSG, from the coding sequence ATGAGGGTTGTGGTTCCCGCGGTGGTGATCGGGCTTGTTGTCGGTGTGTGCACCGGGTTGTTGCTCCTACCCGGTGAGTCCGGGGGAGGGTCGAATCAGCTGGAGCGCAATGACATTGCGCGCTCGGTAATCGCGGGCCTGGTGGCGGCGGGACTGTGGGTGCTGCTCTACCGCTGGCAGCGGGATCGGGATCGAGGCCGGTTCGCCCAGTTGTTCGGCGCGGCGGCCATGCAGCTCGGGCATGCGGATGTGGCGGTGCGCATCGCGGGTGTCTACGCCATGGCGGGCGTCGCGGATGGTGCGGCCACGGCGGGGCAGCGGCAGCAGTGCGTCGACGTGCTCTGCGGATACCTACGCCTGCCCTATGTCCCCGATGAGGGCGCCAGTCATCTGGTCTCCAAATCGCAGCGGGTGGAGGATTCCGGCACCGCGGTGGAACGCGTGTACGGCTACCGGCAGAACGACCGCCAGGTCCGCGACACCATCCTGCGCGTGATCGCCGGACATCTGCGCCCGTCCGCCGAAAGATCCTGGTCCGACTGCGATTTCGACTTCTCCGACGCCATCTTCGAGGACCTGGACTTCCGTGAGGTGACCTTCGCGGGCGATACCCGCTTCACCAATGCCGTATTCGTCGGCGGCCGCGTCACCAGTTTCGATCGGGCCCGCTTCCTGGGCAGCCGGGTCAGCTTCCAGGGTGCGATGTTCCGCGCCACCAGCACCCGCTTCGACGGCGCGATCTTCGCGCCCGCGCCCTCCTCGCGCGGCGAACTCGACAGCGCCGGAACCACATTCATCGATGCCACCTTCGCGGGCACGGTCTCCTTCGACGGCGCCACGTTCGGCGGCTCGCGCACGGTCTTCACCCGCGCCACCTTCGCCGGTGAGCGCAGCAGTTTCGCGGATGCGACCTTCACCGCCGAACTGACCACCTTCGAGCGCGCGGTCTTCGACGGCGGCCGGGTGACCTTCGCGACGGCGGAGTTCGCCGGGGCCAGAATCACTTTCGCCAATGTGCGGTGCTACGCCGAAGCCACGGTTTTCGACTGCGCGCACCTGGGCAGTCGCGGCCGCTGGCGGGTCGGCGGCACCCGGGAGGTCAGCTTCGCCCGCGCCGAATGCCACGGCCGGGTGACCTTCGCCGACGCTGTCTTCGACGGCCGCGCGGCGGACTTCACCGGCGCGGACTTCTTCGGCGACATCTCCTTCCGCCGGGTGGCGTTCGACGCCCGCGAGGTGACCTTCGAGAAGCCGAAGGCGTGGGTCGGCGTGCGCTTCGACTGGGATGAGAGTCCCTCCACCAAGCCCGCCAATATTCGCCCGGAGAAGTGGCCGCCGAGCCCGGTCGAGCAGGCCGAACTCACCAGCGGCTGA
- a CDS encoding MFS transporter translates to MAAAATVAPRVGQDSQSWAYALVLAASGVALGVSGVPAPLYGIYQQEWNFTPLTTTFVFAAYAVAALGAVLVSGRISDSVGRKPVLLGAFGIMVAGLIVFLLADNVAMLLLARALHGAAVGATVVAGAAALLDLRPKHGARSGQLSGVAFNVGMAVAILGSALLAQYAPHPLRTPYVVITVACLLVAVGVLALREPHTARVAGPIRIAKPAVPQEIRGDFWFSALGVMAAWSVLGVLLSLYPSLAAAKTGVHNLVFGGAVVAATATAGALAQFFATGIPARRAAIAGDIGMALALLLTLPALATHNWVWVLLSGVVLGATFGLGFGGSLRHLSDVVPQHKRGETMSAYYLLAYSAMALPTVLAGWAATEWGLNAVFPWFVGAVAVACLVAAGIGLRRNASAAAAA, encoded by the coding sequence ATGGCAGCAGCAGCGACGGTTGCGCCTCGTGTCGGGCAGGACAGTCAGAGCTGGGCGTACGCGCTCGTCCTGGCCGCGAGCGGCGTGGCGCTGGGCGTGTCCGGGGTGCCCGCACCGCTGTATGGCATCTATCAGCAGGAGTGGAATTTCACGCCGCTCACCACGACCTTCGTCTTCGCCGCCTACGCCGTCGCGGCGCTGGGCGCGGTGCTGGTGTCGGGCCGCATCTCCGACTCGGTGGGCCGGAAACCGGTGCTGCTGGGCGCTTTCGGCATCATGGTGGCCGGGCTGATCGTCTTCCTGCTCGCCGACAATGTGGCCATGCTGCTGCTGGCTCGGGCCCTGCACGGCGCGGCGGTCGGCGCGACCGTGGTGGCGGGCGCGGCGGCACTGCTGGATCTGCGGCCCAAGCACGGTGCGCGGTCCGGGCAGCTGTCGGGTGTGGCCTTCAATGTCGGTATGGCCGTGGCCATTCTGGGCTCGGCGCTGCTGGCCCAGTACGCGCCGCATCCGTTGCGCACGCCGTATGTGGTGATCACCGTGGCGTGCCTGCTGGTGGCCGTCGGCGTGCTGGCCCTGCGGGAGCCGCACACCGCCCGCGTGGCCGGACCGATTCGGATCGCGAAACCGGCTGTGCCGCAGGAGATTCGGGGAGACTTCTGGTTCTCCGCGCTGGGTGTGATGGCGGCCTGGTCGGTGCTGGGCGTGCTGCTGTCGCTGTACCCGTCGCTGGCCGCGGCCAAGACGGGGGTGCACAACCTCGTCTTCGGTGGCGCGGTGGTGGCCGCCACGGCGACGGCCGGTGCGCTGGCGCAGTTCTTCGCGACCGGCATTCCCGCCCGTCGCGCGGCCATCGCCGGTGATATCGGCATGGCGCTCGCGCTGCTGCTCACGCTGCCCGCACTGGCCACGCACAACTGGGTCTGGGTGCTGCTGTCCGGTGTGGTGCTGGGCGCGACCTTCGGCCTCGGCTTCGGCGGCTCACTGCGGCACCTGTCCGATGTGGTGCCGCAGCACAAGCGTGGGGAAACCATGTCGGCGTACTACCTGCTGGCCTATTCGGCCATGGCGCTGCCGACGGTGCTGGCCGGCTGGGCCGCCACCGAGTGGGGTTTGAACGCGGTGTTCCCGTGGTTCGTCGGCGCGGTCGCGGTCGCCTGCCTGGTCGCGGCGGGAATCGGCCTGCGCCGCAATGCGAGCGCCGCAGCCGCTGCCTGA